Proteins encoded together in one Lysobacterales bacterium window:
- a CDS encoding bifunctional 4-hydroxy-2-oxoglutarate aldolase/2-dehydro-3-deoxy-phosphogluconate aldolase: MNQWTIEQRCERVDQILKRAPVLPVLAINKLEHALPLARALVAGGLPVLEVTLRSAIAFEAIAAIVRDVPEAIVGAGTVLDEDALDEATRLGARFAIAPGATEALYLAASRATIPLIPAVATASDIMRGMEHGHRRFKFFPAEASGGVAALKSFAGPFPQVKFCPTGGIDPESAPRYLALKIVLTLGGSWMVPGDALAARDWARIEALAREAAKLKPAA, translated from the coding sequence ATGAACCAATGGACCATCGAACAGCGCTGCGAGCGCGTCGATCAGATTCTGAAGCGGGCCCCGGTGCTGCCGGTGCTCGCGATCAACAAGCTCGAACATGCGTTGCCGCTGGCGCGCGCCCTGGTCGCCGGCGGGCTGCCGGTGCTCGAGGTGACACTGCGCAGTGCGATCGCGTTCGAGGCGATCGCCGCGATCGTGCGCGACGTGCCCGAGGCGATCGTCGGCGCCGGCACCGTGCTCGACGAGGACGCGCTCGACGAAGCCACGCGTCTCGGCGCACGCTTCGCCATCGCACCGGGCGCCACCGAAGCCCTGTACCTGGCCGCATCGCGCGCCACCATCCCGCTGATTCCCGCAGTGGCCACTGCGAGCGACATCATGCGCGGCATGGAGCACGGTCATCGCCGCTTCAAGTTCTTCCCGGCCGAGGCCAGCGGCGGCGTCGCGGCGCTGAAGTCGTTCGCCGGCCCGTTCCCGCAGGTGAAGTTCTGCCCCACCGGCGGCATCGATCCGGAAAGCGCACCGCGCTACCTCGCGCTCAAGATCGTCCTCACCCTCGGCGGCAGCTGGATGGTGCCCGGCGACGCGCTCGCGGCGCGCGACTGGGCGCGTATCGAGGCGTTGGCCCGCGAAGCCGCCAAATTGAAGCCCGCGGCGTGA
- a CDS encoding diguanylate cyclase — translation MTPHWLRLPEIVLLATMAVPAASALDLRQSAAQYRASSWGVASGLPHASISALFQDRDGYLWVGTYQGAARFDGVRFVALSELAAGEAPTDMIETIAQTPDGALWFGGRYRGLTRLDGSGRLQRFRAGGGLPSDSVTVLRLHPQGGLWLGTGAGLFHARFDGANSELREELPQVVWALAQDRLGRWWAGSESGFWRRERDGWMSASSDPQLLRAHVWSLAFDASGNGYGGFRGGAAIARGDSFEPWAMADPWPSSVVRAVLPDADGAIWLATAGGGLARVRGGSFERFTRRNGLASDVVWEATMDREGNLWAGTAAGLTRIGDSLVQTYGAAEDLPQGLAWTVVPRRAGGWWLGFNGGGLVAFEHGHRIDLPLPRDAPPGSGVVQTVLDRGDVQWLGTAGGLVRRSADGALETVPELRGLRIQALVEGGDGSLLVGTQNGLVRWREGQLTAIELPGAAHPAISRLRSDGPGRWLVAAVEAGVYQLDGNQAQRLSDGEGQPIRDAVRAPDGRVWVAGIGLHVLEDGRLRAIEPINRQLLAQFHAIEFDAHGRLWTSSNAGVLRVEVAALARHLDGGDPELDYTLFGEAEGMRSSECNGGTQHPLALADDGAVWVATTEGVVRIAGDALPERAPLPQPRIERVLVDGVSQVASPGLALAAGTRQIGIDYTALRLSDAERLRFRYRLLPSLPRFSEVGARRGVAFDALAPGSYRFEVAVSTPTEPWSAAVALDFSVRPHWWQRADVRLLAVLAMLALAAALPLWRLRALRHRERALEALVRVRTHDLEQANAALAQAASNDFLTGLPNRRAFAHQLDAAFADSPRSAVAMLDIDHFKAYNDSVGHLAGDDCLARFGAELAACAKQFGVFAARIGGEEFAVLFRADAVDRADAFLDAFAARVRTLALPHPASSCAAVVTFSAGLAVRVAAETRPQDLIGRADAALYRAKAAGRNRWQRAD, via the coding sequence ATGACCCCGCATTGGCTCCGCTTGCCGGAAATTGTGCTGTTGGCCACGATGGCCGTGCCGGCAGCGTCCGCACTCGATCTCCGCCAGTCCGCTGCGCAATACCGGGCGAGTAGTTGGGGTGTCGCCAGCGGCTTGCCACACGCCAGCATCAGTGCGCTGTTCCAGGATCGCGATGGCTATCTGTGGGTCGGCACCTACCAAGGCGCGGCGCGCTTCGACGGCGTTCGCTTCGTGGCGCTGTCCGAACTGGCCGCTGGTGAGGCGCCGACCGACATGATCGAGACCATCGCTCAGACTCCGGACGGCGCGCTCTGGTTCGGCGGTCGCTACCGTGGCTTGACCCGACTCGATGGCAGCGGGCGGCTGCAGCGCTTTCGCGCCGGCGGCGGCCTGCCGTCGGATTCGGTCACCGTGCTGCGCCTGCATCCGCAGGGGGGCTTGTGGCTCGGTACCGGCGCCGGCCTGTTCCATGCGCGCTTCGATGGCGCCAACAGCGAATTGCGCGAGGAATTGCCGCAGGTGGTGTGGGCGCTGGCGCAGGACCGCCTCGGGCGCTGGTGGGCCGGCAGCGAAAGCGGTTTCTGGCGGCGCGAGCGTGATGGCTGGATGTCGGCGTCGAGCGATCCGCAATTGCTGCGCGCGCACGTCTGGAGCCTGGCCTTCGACGCCAGCGGCAACGGCTATGGCGGATTTCGCGGGGGCGCTGCGATCGCGCGCGGCGACAGCTTCGAGCCGTGGGCGATGGCCGATCCGTGGCCGAGTTCGGTGGTGCGGGCGGTGCTGCCTGATGCCGATGGTGCGATCTGGCTGGCGACCGCCGGCGGTGGTCTGGCACGCGTGCGTGGCGGCAGCTTTGAGCGCTTTACCCGGCGCAACGGGCTGGCGTCGGACGTGGTCTGGGAAGCAACCATGGACCGCGAGGGCAACCTCTGGGCCGGCACCGCGGCAGGGCTGACGCGCATCGGCGACTCCTTGGTGCAGACCTACGGCGCCGCCGAAGACCTGCCGCAGGGCCTGGCTTGGACCGTGGTGCCGCGCCGCGCCGGCGGCTGGTGGTTGGGATTCAACGGCGGCGGACTGGTCGCCTTCGAACACGGTCACCGCATCGACCTGCCGCTGCCGCGCGATGCACCCCCCGGCAGCGGTGTGGTGCAGACGGTGCTCGATCGCGGTGATGTGCAATGGCTTGGTACCGCTGGCGGACTGGTGCGGCGCAGCGCCGACGGCGCGCTGGAGACGGTGCCGGAGCTGCGCGGCTTGCGCATCCAGGCGCTGGTCGAAGGCGGCGACGGCAGCCTGCTGGTGGGCACTCAGAACGGGTTGGTGCGCTGGCGCGAAGGCCAGTTGACCGCGATCGAACTGCCCGGCGCAGCGCATCCGGCCATCTCCCGGCTGCGCAGCGATGGCCCCGGTCGCTGGCTGGTCGCCGCCGTCGAGGCCGGGGTGTATCAACTCGACGGCAACCAGGCGCAGCGCCTCAGCGACGGCGAGGGACAGCCGATTCGCGACGCGGTGCGCGCGCCCGACGGTCGCGTCTGGGTCGCCGGCATCGGCTTGCATGTGCTCGAAGACGGCCGCTTGCGCGCGATCGAGCCGATCAACCGGCAGCTGCTGGCGCAGTTCCATGCCATCGAGTTCGATGCCCATGGACGGCTGTGGACATCGAGCAATGCCGGCGTGTTGCGCGTCGAGGTGGCGGCGCTGGCGCGCCATCTCGACGGCGGCGACCCCGAGCTCGACTACACCCTGTTCGGCGAGGCTGAAGGCATGCGCAGCAGCGAGTGCAATGGCGGCACCCAGCACCCGCTGGCGCTGGCCGACGACGGTGCGGTCTGGGTCGCGACCACCGAGGGCGTAGTGCGCATCGCCGGCGACGCGTTGCCCGAGCGCGCGCCGCTGCCGCAGCCGCGCATCGAGCGCGTGCTGGTCGATGGCGTGTCGCAGGTAGCGAGCCCGGGCCTCGCGTTGGCCGCGGGCACGCGCCAGATCGGCATCGACTACACCGCGCTGCGCCTCTCCGACGCCGAGCGCCTGCGCTTTCGTTATCGGTTGCTGCCGTCGCTGCCGCGCTTCAGCGAAGTCGGCGCGCGGCGCGGGGTCGCTTTCGATGCGCTCGCGCCCGGAAGTTACCGTTTCGAAGTGGCTGTCTCGACCCCGACCGAGCCCTGGAGCGCAGCGGTCGCGCTCGATTTCAGCGTGCGGCCGCACTGGTGGCAGCGCGCTGACGTGCGCCTGCTCGCGGTGCTGGCGATGCTGGCGCTGGCCGCGGCGCTGCCGCTTTGGCGGCTGCGCGCGCTGCGTCATCGCGAGCGCGCGCTGGAAGCCCTGGTGCGCGTGCGCACGCACGATCTCGAACAGGCCAATGCCGCGCTGGCGCAGGCGGCGAGCAACGATTTCCTGACCGGTCTGCCGAACCGGCGCGCGTTCGCGCACCAGCTCGACGCCGCCTTTGCGGACTCACCACGCAGCGCCGTGGCGATGCTCGACATCGACCACTTCAAGGCCTACAACGACAGCGTCGGCCATCTCGCCGGCGACGACTGCCTGGCGCGCTTCGGCGCCGAACTCGCCGCCTGCGCGAAGCAGTTCGGGGTCTTCGCGGCGCGCATCGGCGGTGAGGAGTTTGCCGTGTTGTTCCGCGCCGACGCGGTCGATCGGGCCGACGCCTTCCTCGACGCCTTCGCTGCCCGCGTGCGTACCCTGGCGTTGCCGCATCCGGCCTCGAGCTGCGCGGCGGTGGTCACCTTCAGCGCCGGCCTCGCCGTGCGCGTCGCAGCGGAAACTCGACCGCAGGATCTCATCGGTCGCGCCGACGCGGCGCTGTACCGTGCCAAGGCCGCCGGTCGCAACCGCTGGCAGCGCGCCGACTGA
- a CDS encoding DUF3372 domain-containing protein produces the protein MHLARLRWVLRALLAAGTVLAGDPAREAAWRQACDAATHQTVLQAQAAGLPNEARGVWMDGTRLRFGGAPASGRYRLHASRAATLAIVAGRVAGAEAVFDLDLDAGALPAELQARFAWVGDGVNLRLHDSDAPRLRALLSAQWLLVREGADGRVQQSTGLQWAALIDALFADTAAAQSLDPVANASGSRVRVFAPSAQSLVLCRYPSATAAAVEAVPMRRHGDTGTWTFARSDDLRGQGYLLLVDVVVPGVGLVRNRVTDPYSTALSANSARSLFVDLTDAAAKPEGWDGFARDKRLRLDADQVIYELHVRDFSANDASVPAAQRGKYAAFTVAASDGMRHLRALAAAGLSDVHLLPVFDFATVPEIGCGTPVISGSGDSSAPQAAVLAAKSTDCFNWGYDPLHFGVPEGSYASDANDALARIREFRAMVLALNRAGLRVGMDVVYNHTSASGQDARSVLDRIVPGYYHRLDAQGRVTTSTCCANTATEQRMMAKLMIDTAVRFVRDYRIEAFRFDLMGHQPRAAMEELQRAVDAVAGRHVPLLGEGWNFGEVANGARFVQASQLSLNGSGIATFSDRARDAVRGGSAMDNDARLVSAQGFVTGLHYDRNAQALGSRDDLLRAADLVRVGLAGSLRDYVLTDYRGQSVRLDAIGYGDQPAGYVSAPNEVVNYVENHDNHTLFDIAAFKLPGATTREERARVQLLAAAINLFSQGIAYFHAGFDVLRSKSLDRNSYDSGDWFNRIDWSYQDNGFASGLPPQPDNGNAWALMRPLLTNAAIKPEPAQIAWMRDAFRDQLAIRASSTLFRLRSAEDIHQRLRFVNTGPNQEPTVLAALIDGAGYPGAGFATLAYFVNVDTRAHELALPEAAGRDFVLHPVQRNPEGADARAREAVFHRDQGRFSLPARTAVVFVVESEVAP, from the coding sequence ATGCATCTTGCGCGACTGCGATGGGTTCTGCGGGCGTTGCTCGCCGCCGGGACGGTGCTGGCCGGTGATCCGGCGCGGGAGGCGGCCTGGCGCCAGGCCTGCGACGCTGCCACGCACCAAACCGTGTTGCAGGCGCAGGCGGCGGGCTTGCCGAACGAGGCGCGCGGCGTCTGGATGGATGGGACACGACTGCGCTTCGGTGGGGCGCCGGCGAGCGGACGCTACCGTCTGCATGCATCGCGCGCGGCAACGCTGGCGATCGTCGCCGGCCGCGTCGCCGGCGCCGAGGCAGTGTTCGATCTGGATCTCGATGCAGGGGCATTGCCCGCGGAGCTGCAGGCGCGCTTCGCCTGGGTCGGCGATGGCGTGAACCTGAGATTGCACGACAGCGATGCGCCGCGCCTGCGCGCGCTGTTGTCGGCGCAGTGGTTGCTGGTGCGCGAGGGCGCCGACGGTCGCGTGCAGCAGTCGACGGGACTGCAGTGGGCGGCGCTGATCGACGCGCTGTTCGCCGATACAGCGGCCGCCCAGTCGCTGGACCCGGTCGCGAATGCGAGCGGCAGTCGCGTGCGCGTGTTCGCACCCAGCGCGCAGTCGCTGGTGCTGTGTCGCTATCCATCGGCCACCGCCGCGGCGGTCGAGGCGGTGCCGATGCGTCGCCACGGCGACACCGGCACCTGGACCTTTGCGCGCAGCGACGACCTGCGCGGCCAGGGCTACCTGCTGCTGGTCGACGTGGTCGTGCCGGGCGTCGGGCTGGTGCGCAATCGCGTCACCGACCCGTACTCCACCGCGCTCAGCGCGAACTCGGCGCGCAGCCTGTTCGTCGATCTCACCGACGCCGCCGCCAAGCCCGAAGGCTGGGACGGCTTCGCGCGCGACAAGCGCCTGCGGCTCGACGCCGATCAGGTGATCTACGAACTGCATGTGCGCGACTTCTCCGCCAACGATGCCAGTGTCCCGGCCGCCCAGCGCGGCAAGTACGCGGCGTTCACCGTGGCCGCCTCCGATGGCATGCGCCATCTGCGCGCGCTCGCCGCCGCCGGGCTGAGCGACGTGCACCTGCTGCCGGTGTTCGACTTCGCCACCGTGCCCGAGATCGGCTGCGGCACGCCCGTGATCAGCGGCAGCGGCGACAGCAGCGCGCCACAGGCGGCGGTGCTGGCAGCGAAGTCCACCGACTGCTTCAACTGGGGCTACGACCCGCTGCATTTCGGCGTGCCCGAAGGCAGCTATGCCAGCGACGCCAACGATGCGCTGGCGCGCATCCGCGAGTTCCGCGCCATGGTGCTGGCGCTGAACCGCGCGGGGCTGCGCGTCGGCATGGACGTGGTCTACAACCACACGAGCGCCAGCGGCCAGGACGCGCGCTCGGTGCTCGACCGCATCGTGCCGGGCTACTACCACCGGCTCGACGCGCAGGGCCGCGTCACCACCTCGACCTGCTGCGCCAACACCGCCACCGAGCAGCGGATGATGGCGAAACTGATGATCGATACCGCAGTGCGCTTCGTGCGCGACTACCGCATCGAAGCGTTCCGCTTCGACCTGATGGGCCACCAGCCACGCGCGGCGATGGAGGAACTGCAACGCGCGGTCGATGCGGTCGCTGGCCGCCACGTTCCGCTGCTCGGCGAAGGCTGGAACTTCGGCGAGGTGGCCAACGGCGCGCGCTTCGTGCAGGCCTCGCAGCTGTCGTTGAACGGCAGCGGCATCGCCACCTTCAGCGACCGTGCCCGCGACGCCGTGCGCGGCGGTTCGGCGATGGACAACGACGCGCGCCTGGTCAGCGCCCAAGGTTTCGTCACCGGCCTGCACTACGACCGCAACGCGCAGGCGCTCGGCAGCCGCGACGACTTGCTGCGCGCTGCGGACCTGGTCCGCGTCGGGCTCGCCGGATCACTGCGCGATTACGTGCTCACCGACTACCGCGGCCAGTCCGTGCGCCTCGATGCGATCGGCTACGGCGATCAGCCGGCGGGCTATGTCAGCGCGCCGAACGAAGTCGTCAACTATGTCGAGAACCACGACAACCACACCCTGTTCGACATCGCCGCATTCAAGTTGCCGGGCGCGACCACGCGCGAGGAACGCGCCCGCGTGCAGCTGCTCGCCGCCGCGATCAATCTGTTCAGCCAGGGCATCGCCTATTTCCACGCCGGCTTCGATGTGCTGCGCAGCAAGTCGCTGGATCGCAACAGTTACGACAGTGGTGACTGGTTCAACCGCATCGACTGGAGCTACCAGGACAACGGCTTCGCCAGCGGCCTGCCGCCGCAGCCGGACAACGGCAATGCCTGGGCGCTGATGCGCCCGCTGCTGACCAACGCCGCGATCAAGCCGGAGCCGGCGCAGATCGCGTGGATGCGCGACGCCTTCCGCGACCAGCTAGCGATCCGCGCCAGCTCGACGCTGTTCCGCCTGCGCAGCGCCGAGGACATCCACCAGCGGCTGCGCTTCGTCAACACCGGCCCGAACCAGGAGCCGACCGTGCTCGCCGCATTGATCGATGGCGCCGGCTATCCCGGCGCCGGCTTCGCCACGCTCGCGTACTTCGTCAACGTCGATACCCGCGCCCATGAGCTTGCATTGCCCGAGGCCGCAGGCCGCGACTTCGTCCTGCACCCGGTGCAGCGCAATCCCGAAGGCGCCGACGCCCGCGCCCGCGAGGCCGTGTTCCACCGAGACCAAGGACGCTTCTCGCTGCCGGCGCGAACTGCGGTGGTGTTCGTGGTCGAGTCGGAGGTTGCGCCATGA
- the glk gene encoding glucokinase, with amino-acid sequence MRTNSLAMIADIGGTNARFALTDLSAPRPALLQQQSLRNADFASLQHAAEHYLAHVGARPSRAAIAVASPVGADEIRLTNRAWSFSRRELQRRLQLDRLDLLNDFGAVAWAMPALTSEDVVTLHGAQDAPLSGPVSVLGPGTGLGVALLVGDATRGWQVVETEGGHVSFAALGDEEQAIARWMTAKFGRVSNERLLCGAGLSHIDGALAAGDDLSSALDPRAQFRDPAAIVEAALDGHDLVARRSLARFCAVLGSVAGDCALIHGARTVLIAGGIVPRFIPFLRSSAFRERFLAKGRFATWLESVTIGIITHAHPGLLGAAMALRAATREDAGTAALRSTP; translated from the coding sequence ATGCGCACGAACTCGCTCGCGATGATCGCCGACATCGGCGGCACCAACGCGCGCTTCGCGCTCACCGACCTGTCCGCACCCCGGCCCGCGTTGCTGCAGCAGCAGTCGCTGCGCAACGCCGACTTCGCCAGCCTGCAGCACGCAGCCGAGCACTACCTCGCACACGTCGGCGCCAGGCCGAGTCGCGCCGCGATCGCCGTCGCCTCACCGGTCGGTGCCGACGAAATCCGCCTGACCAACCGTGCCTGGTCGTTCAGTCGGCGCGAGCTGCAGCGGCGTCTGCAACTCGACCGTCTGGACCTGCTGAATGACTTCGGCGCGGTCGCCTGGGCGATGCCTGCGCTGACCAGCGAGGACGTCGTGACCCTGCACGGTGCGCAGGATGCGCCACTCTCGGGGCCGGTCAGTGTGCTTGGCCCGGGCACCGGGCTTGGTGTCGCGCTGCTGGTCGGCGATGCGACGCGCGGCTGGCAGGTGGTCGAAACCGAGGGCGGGCATGTCAGCTTTGCCGCTCTCGGCGACGAGGAACAGGCGATCGCGCGCTGGATGACCGCGAAGTTCGGGCGCGTCTCCAACGAACGCCTGCTCTGCGGTGCCGGGCTGTCGCATATCGATGGTGCGCTTGCGGCCGGAGACGACCTCAGCTCGGCGCTTGATCCGCGCGCACAATTCCGCGATCCGGCCGCCATCGTCGAGGCTGCGCTCGATGGCCATGATCTGGTCGCACGCCGCTCGCTGGCACGTTTCTGCGCAGTGCTCGGCAGCGTCGCCGGCGACTGCGCCCTGATCCACGGCGCGCGCACCGTGCTGATCGCCGGCGGCATCGTGCCGCGCTTCATCCCGTTCCTGCGTTCGAGCGCATTCCGCGAACGCTTCCTGGCCAAGGGTCGTTTCGCGACGTGGCTGGAATCGGTCACCATTGGCATCATCACCCACGCCCACCCTGGCTTGCTCGGCGCCGCGATGGCGCTGCGCGCCGCGACGCGCGAGGATGCGGGCACAGCCGCGCTCCGGAGCACCCCATGA
- a CDS encoding glycoside hydrolase family 97 protein gives MSQWIWFWTFVFGVGVAMAAEPPKRPEVVASIASPGKVLTVEVGLDEGRASYAIKRFGETVIAPSRLGFLLRGAEKLERNLVLGAQSTSSHDDTWEQPWGESRFVRDQHNELRVTFTETLKAKRSFEVVFRVFDDGVGFRYVFPDQPQLREVIIDDELTEFHVAPEAEAWWIPAGEWNRYEYLYNRTPLTEVGQAHTPMTIRTRDGLHLAFHEAALVDYSAMWLRRVEGQRFKAQISPASEGWKVRRRAPFATPWRTLRITDSAAALYASNLELNLNEPNALGDVSWFRPAKYVGVWWEMHLERSSWARGTKHGATTANTRRYIDFAAENGFRGVLVEGWNQGWDGNWFGDGNDFDFSRATEDFDLPALAEYAKSRGVHLIGHHETGGAVSHYEQQLGAALDLYARHGVDVIKTGYVADAGQIERFDGRKGPVSREWHDGQWMSRHHLRVVTEAARRHIAINPHEPIKDTGLRRTYPNWVSREGARGMEYAAWGNPQNPPEHEVNLVFTRMLAGPMDYTPGILSLQGRHHPIPSTLAKQLALYVVIYSPIQMVADLPEHYVEDVDAFRFIQDVAVDWAETRVLNGEIGDYVTIARQDRNSEAWFLGSLTDEHGRVLQVPLSFLTPGRTYRAEIYRDGDDAHYRDNRFAFATERREVRSGDTLTIRLAPGGGQAIRFVPK, from the coding sequence ATGAGTCAGTGGATCTGGTTCTGGACGTTTGTGTTTGGTGTCGGTGTCGCGATGGCCGCCGAACCGCCGAAACGACCCGAAGTCGTGGCCAGCATCGCCTCGCCCGGCAAGGTGCTGACGGTAGAAGTCGGGCTCGATGAGGGGCGCGCCAGTTACGCGATCAAGCGCTTCGGAGAAACCGTGATCGCGCCGTCGCGGCTCGGTTTCCTGCTGCGTGGTGCCGAGAAACTCGAACGCAATCTGGTGCTGGGTGCGCAGTCGACATCGAGCCATGACGACACCTGGGAGCAACCCTGGGGCGAGTCGCGTTTCGTGCGCGACCAGCACAACGAGTTGCGCGTCACCTTCACCGAGACGCTGAAGGCCAAGCGCAGCTTCGAGGTCGTGTTCCGCGTGTTCGACGACGGTGTCGGCTTCCGCTACGTGTTCCCTGACCAGCCGCAGCTGCGCGAGGTGATCATCGACGACGAACTGACCGAGTTCCATGTCGCGCCGGAGGCCGAAGCCTGGTGGATCCCGGCCGGCGAGTGGAACCGCTACGAGTATCTGTACAACCGCACGCCGCTCACCGAAGTCGGGCAGGCGCATACGCCGATGACCATCCGCACGCGTGATGGGCTGCATCTCGCGTTCCACGAAGCGGCGCTGGTGGACTATTCCGCGATGTGGCTGCGTCGCGTCGAGGGCCAGCGCTTCAAGGCGCAGATCTCGCCCGCGTCCGAAGGTTGGAAGGTGCGCCGCCGCGCACCGTTCGCGACGCCGTGGCGTACGTTGCGCATCACCGACAGCGCCGCGGCCTTGTATGCGTCAAATCTGGAGCTGAATCTCAACGAACCCAATGCGCTGGGTGACGTGTCCTGGTTCAGGCCCGCGAAATATGTCGGCGTCTGGTGGGAGATGCATCTGGAGCGATCAAGCTGGGCGCGTGGGACGAAACACGGTGCAACCACCGCCAACACCCGCCGCTACATCGACTTCGCGGCCGAGAACGGCTTTCGTGGCGTGCTGGTCGAGGGCTGGAACCAGGGCTGGGACGGCAACTGGTTCGGTGACGGCAACGACTTCGATTTCAGCCGTGCCACCGAAGACTTCGACCTGCCGGCACTCGCCGAGTACGCGAAGTCGCGCGGCGTGCATCTGATCGGGCACCACGAAACCGGCGGCGCGGTCAGCCATTACGAGCAACAACTCGGTGCGGCGCTCGATCTGTATGCGCGGCACGGGGTCGATGTGATCAAGACCGGCTATGTCGCCGATGCCGGGCAGATCGAGCGCTTCGATGGTCGCAAGGGTCCGGTCTCGCGCGAGTGGCACGATGGCCAGTGGATGTCGCGTCACCATCTGCGCGTCGTCACCGAAGCCGCCAGGCGGCACATCGCGATCAATCCACACGAGCCGATCAAGGACACCGGCCTGCGCCGCACGTATCCGAACTGGGTGTCGCGCGAAGGCGCGCGCGGCATGGAATACGCGGCCTGGGGCAATCCGCAGAATCCGCCCGAGCACGAGGTCAACCTGGTGTTCACGCGCATGCTGGCGGGGCCGATGGACTACACGCCCGGCATCCTCAGCCTGCAGGGCCGCCACCACCCGATCCCTTCGACGCTGGCGAAACAGCTCGCGCTCTACGTGGTGATCTACAGCCCGATCCAGATGGTCGCCGACCTGCCCGAGCACTACGTGGAAGACGTCGATGCCTTCCGCTTCATCCAGGACGTCGCTGTCGACTGGGCCGAGACCCGGGTCCTGAATGGCGAGATCGGCGACTACGTGACCATCGCGCGCCAGGACCGCAACTCGGAAGCCTGGTTCCTCGGCAGCCTGACCGACGAACACGGCCGCGTGCTGCAGGTGCCGCTGTCCTTCCTGACGCCGGGCCGCACCTATCGCGCCGAGATCTATCGCGATGGCGACGATGCCCACTATCGCGATAACCGCTTCGCCTTCGCGACCGAACGGCGGGAGGTGCGAAGCGGCGACACGCTGACGATTCGCCTCGCCCCCGGCGGCGGCCAGGCGATCCGCTTCGTGCCGAAATAA